Proteins from one Nitrobacteraceae bacterium AZCC 2146 genomic window:
- a CDS encoding AcrR family transcriptional regulator (product_source=COG1309; cath_funfam=1.10.10.60; cog=COG1309; pfam=PF00440; superfamily=46689,48498) gives MAMGRPREFDADKALDLALQVFWRKGYEGASIADLTEAMGITKPSLYAAFGNKEELFRKTLDRYVDGPGGYFQAALKKPTAREVVAHVLYEAADALTNPDNPPGCLAVQGALCCGDAAETIKQELMARRTQGESDLRQRFERAVADNDLPAGADAADLARYISAILQGMAVQAAGGVGRAELRKIADMAMRSWPPV, from the coding sequence ATGGCTATGGGACGTCCCCGCGAATTCGACGCGGACAAGGCCCTCGATCTCGCGTTGCAGGTGTTCTGGCGCAAGGGATACGAGGGCGCGTCGATCGCGGACCTCACCGAAGCCATGGGAATCACCAAGCCGAGCCTCTATGCCGCCTTCGGCAACAAGGAAGAACTGTTTCGCAAGACGCTCGACCGTTATGTCGACGGCCCCGGCGGCTATTTTCAGGCCGCCTTGAAAAAGCCGACGGCGCGCGAAGTCGTCGCGCATGTGCTGTATGAGGCGGCCGATGCGCTGACCAATCCAGACAATCCGCCGGGCTGTCTGGCGGTCCAGGGCGCGCTGTGCTGTGGCGACGCCGCCGAAACCATCAAGCAGGAATTGATGGCGCGCCGTACGCAGGGTGAAAGCGATTTGCGCCAGCGTTTTGAGCGCGCGGTCGCAGACAACGATCTGCCGGCTGGCGCAGATGCCGCCGATCTCGCGCGTTATATCTCGGCCATCCTGCAGGGCATGGCGGTGCAGGCCGCCGGCGGCGTTGGCCGCGCAGAGTTGCGCAAGATCGCCGACATGGCGATGCGCAGCTGGCCGCCGGTCTGA